CGCCACCCTGCAGGACGCCGTCGTCGCGCTCACCATGGTGGTCAACCCCCTGAGCAACATCGCCGACCGCATCCCGCTGCCCGGTCGCCGGCGTACCTCGTCCCGGGTGGTGCGCTCAACGCGCGTGATCAATAGCGACGAGTGACCGATTAAGCTTGGACCGGTTTGACCCCGCCTCCTTAGCTCAGTGGTAGAGCACTCGCCTTGTAAGCGAGCGGTCGTCAGTTCAATCCTGACAGGGGGCTCGCATTCGGTGGAGGCGATGACCCGGGTTATGGGTGGCCTGGGATGCCTTCCAGATCTCCCTGGATATCTTGCAGGTTCCCTTGGATGCCTTGCAGTTTTCCTTCGATGGCCTGCAGATCGGACAGGGCATTCTGATAGGCCGGCAACATCTCGCCCGGGCCGGCAGGTTGAGACTGAGGGCAATACGCGACGATGGCGCCCGCGGTGACTTCGACGCTTTGGTTGGCATCCCATATCGACGACCGTTGCACGAATTGGACCGCGTCCGCGAAATTGTGTTGTCGCGTCAGGAAGTCGCACACCGCGTGCCCCTGGGTCATCGCGTATTCCTGGCTGGGCATTGGCACGCCTTCGTGCTTCAACGCACCGATGAACGCGGCGTCGGCCATATCGATGCGCGGAGGCGGTGCTTTCGGTGCAATTCGACTGGGTGGCGGCGCGACCGACGGCGGACCTTCCGCCGACTGCGCCGACGAATCCTGTTGGCGGGCCGCGAACATCACCACCACCGCGGCGACGACTGCCACCAGGGATAGCGGCAACGCCGCGAAAAGGCCCAACCGGCGCAGCGCACCCTTACGCCGACGGGGCGCGGTGCCGGTTTTGGTGCCCCGCGGCCAGGTGTCCGCGACAACCCCGGTCGCGGGCGTTTGCACCGCGTGGGTTGGCGAGGCCCCCGCGGTCTGGGCCAGGAGCTCGTCGAGCAGCTCGTCGGCCTCCCGGGCCGACGGCTGACCGCCCTGCTCGCGGACCGATCGGCGGCTAAGGGCGATGCGCCGCAATTCTGAGTCGATCGTCTCGCGGTCGCGCATATCAACAGTCTGCGAGTGTCACGACAATGTCACAAGTCCCGTTAGTCGGGGTGGCACTGCCGGCGGATGGCGGCGAACACGCCCGCTTGCGTTCCCTGCCCGCCCGCGGACATGAGCTCAGCCGGCTTGCCGTCGTCGGCGCACCGCGTCAAGGGGCGTTGCCACCGCGCCCGGCACCGCATTCGAACGCGACAGACGAGCTAGCCTCGAATTCGTTGAATCATGCCCTGCGGCACGGGTATTGGATACTCTAGAACCGATTGGCCGCTCGTCAGCGCCTGGGTCATGAAAAGTACTCTGTCGCAGTGGATTAGAGGCCTTAGCTGCCGCACGTGCTACGCTGGCCGTGGATGCCCGTCGGCATCCGTTCAAAATGAGAGAAGTTGAAGGTATGACACAGGGAACTGTGAAATGGTTTAACAGCGAAAAAGGCTTCGGTTTTATCGCTCCGGACGGCGGCGCAGCAGATGTGTTCGTCCATTACTCGGAAATCCAGGGTAACGGCTACAGGTCGCTCGAGGAGAACCAACGAGTTGAGTTCAACATCGAGCAGGGGGCCAAGGGCCCGCAGGCAGTCGGAGTGACCTCCGTCTAGCGCGACGCTCTACCCCGTGTGGGCTGGTGGGTGATTCCCGCCAGCCCACATCGCGTTGAGGGGTTCATTGACTACTCGGAGCACACCCGGGCGGTCGGGCGGGGATCAAGATTTGTGGCTTCGGGGCTGATCAGCGCCGCCAGCCACCCGGCGCGACTCCTCCGCTCGCAATGGCGTGTAGATTGGTGACAGCAGTTCCCGTTCGCAACTGCCCGTAGCCATCTTCTTGTGCACATGAGCACATCTACGAATTGCTCGCCCTTCGCTCCACACGCTCACGTTTGGGCCGAAGCCAAACCAATCAAGGACCCCGCTTTATGACATCGTCCGACCTGTTTTCGCATCGCTACGAGCCCGAGGTCGTCTCACCCACCGCTCGCGATGGCGAACCGGTGCAACTTCCGATCTTCTCCGACCGCCCCAACAGCGATTCCGCCGCTACCAAGCCATCCTGAATTCCTTGACCGCGGTCCGGCACCGGACGATCGTCGGTTAGCGCATTGATGTCCTGCGGTCAGATGGGAAAGACTGTCCGGAGCAATCGACGGAAGTAACCACCGTGAGACATAACCGTGTAGTCGCTGCTGCCGCGCCGCCGTTCCTCGGCGCGGTGATGTTCGCGGTTGTCGGCTGTTCGGCGTCGGCGACGCCACCCGCCGCAACAAAGTTGACCGCATCCGCGGCCGCTACCCCACTCGCCTCGAGAACCGTTGCCGCAGCACCGAACCCGCCCCTCGGCGCGCAACCCCAACTGGCGTCGGACCCGGCGCAGATGGCCGACGACCTCGTCGCCGACGAGCGCGCGCTGCGTGACCCGTCGACACCGGAGCCGGCACTGGTGGCGGCGGCGCACCGCGAGCAGGCCGCGTATCGGGCCATCGCGCGACACCCCGAGTGGGACTCGATCGCGCGGCCCCGCATCCCGGCGGAGCTAGTCGACGTCTACGACCGCAACCTCGATGCCCGTCGGCAGCTGCAGGCGATGACACCCGCGAAAGACACCCTGCCCGCCTGGCACATCGAGCCGCCCGTCCCCGCCGACGAACTGATGAACGATTACCACGCGGCGGAAGCGGAGACCGGCGTCGGGTGGAACTACCTGGCCGCGATCAACCTTGTCGAGACCCGCTTCGGCAGCATCCACGGCGCGAGCACCGCCGGCGCGCAGGGCCCGATGCAGTTCCTGCCGTCGACGTTCGCCAGCTACGGCCAGGGCGGCGATATCAACTCGCCGCGCGACAGCATCATGGCGGCGGGACGCTTCCTCGCCGCCAACGGCTTCGCCA
This genomic interval from Mycobacterium sp. SMC-2 contains the following:
- a CDS encoding DUF732 domain-containing protein; translated protein: MRDRETIDSELRRIALSRRSVREQGGQPSAREADELLDELLAQTAGASPTHAVQTPATGVVADTWPRGTKTGTAPRRRKGALRRLGLFAALPLSLVAVVAAVVVMFAARQQDSSAQSAEGPPSVAPPPSRIAPKAPPPRIDMADAAFIGALKHEGVPMPSQEYAMTQGHAVCDFLTRQHNFADAVQFVQRSSIWDANQSVEVTAGAIVAYCPQSQPAGPGEMLPAYQNALSDLQAIEGKLQGIQGNLQDIQGDLEGIPGHP
- a CDS encoding cold-shock protein, encoding MTQGTVKWFNSEKGFGFIAPDGGAADVFVHYSEIQGNGYRSLEENQRVEFNIEQGAKGPQAVGVTSV
- a CDS encoding transglycosylase SLT domain-containing protein; this encodes MFAVVGCSASATPPAATKLTASAAATPLASRTVAAAPNPPLGAQPQLASDPAQMADDLVADERALRDPSTPEPALVAAAHREQAAYRAIARHPEWDSIARPRIPAELVDVYDRNLDARRQLQAMTPAKDTLPAWHIEPPVPADELMNDYHAAEAETGVGWNYLAAINLVETRFGSIHGASTAGAQGPMQFLPSTFASYGQGGDINSPRDSIMAAGRFLAANGFANDPAHAIYGYNHAHQYVQAVDQYATLIAADPAAFPTYYRWDVYYVTTAGDVLLPVGYAAPSPIPVGDYLATHPQ